One Salvia splendens isolate huo1 chromosome 22, SspV2, whole genome shotgun sequence DNA segment encodes these proteins:
- the LOC121785785 gene encoding probable polygalacturonase encodes MLETAAHPHRSWIPSAVTFLSTHKTSLTVFWILFFFTLFYWQRDTAPAAAAVFNFRRPYALSRELPRLRPAVYNLTDFGGVGDGLTLNTAAFEGAVMAISKLGRSGGGQLNVPPGNWLTAPFNLTSHMTLFLAEGAVILGIDDENYWPLMPPLPSYGYGREHKGPRYGSLIHGQNLRDVVITGHNGTINGQGQTWWKKYRRKLLNHTRGPLVQIMWSTDILISNITLLDSPFWTLHPYDCKNVTIRNITILAPIFEAPNTDGIDPDSCEDMVIEDCYISVGDDGVAIKSGWDQYGISYGRPSTNILIRNLVIRSMVSAGVSIGSEMSGGVSNITIENIHVWNSRRAVRIKTAPGRGGYIRNITYRNLTFDNVRVGIVIKTDYNEHPDEDFNRDAAPVVEDISYTSVHGEGVRVPVRIHGSKEIPLRNVSFRDMSVGITYKKKHIFQCSFVQGRVVGAVFPAPCDNLDLYDEGGHLVRRSPSQNVSDIDYDF; translated from the exons ATGCTGGAAACCGCCGCACACCCCCACCGCTCCTGGATTCCCTCCGCCGTCACCTTCCTCTCCACTCACAAGACCTCCCTCACCGTCTTCTGGatcctcttcttcttcaccCTCTTCTACTGGCAGCGCGACACGGcgcccgccgccgccgccgtcttCAATTTCCGCCGCCCGTATGCACTTTCGCGCGAGCTCCCCAGGCTCCGCCCTGCCGTCTACAACTTGACCGACTTCGGAGGGGTGGGGGATGGCCTGACGCTCAATACGGCGGCGTTTGAAGGGGCGGTGATGGCGATCTCCAAGCTCGGGAGAAGCGGCGGGGGACAGCTCAATGTGCCGCCGGGGAACTGGCTCACGGCGCCTTTCAATCTCACCAGTCATATGACGCTGTTTCTCGCTGAAGGTGCTGTTATCCTTGGAATTGAT GATGAGAACTACTGGCCTCTAATGCCTCCACTGCCTTCTTATGGATATGGAAGAGAGCATAAAGGACCAAGATATGGAAGTTTAATCCATGGACAAAACCTCCGAGATGTTGTAATTACAG GGCATAATGGCACCATTAATGGCCAGGGTCAAACATGGTGGAAAAAGTATCGCCGTAAGCTTCTTAATCATACCCGAGGACCTCTTGTGCAGATTATGTGGTCCACTGACATTTTGATATCTAATATAACGTTACTTGATTCTCCTTTCTGGACACTTCATCCATATGACTGCAAGAATGTGACTATAAGAAATATAACGATCTTGGCACCCATCTTCGAAGCTCCAAATACTGATGGCATAGATCCTG ATTCATGTGAAGATATGGTGATTGAGGACTGTTACATTAGTGTTGGAGATGACGGTGTTGCCATAAAAAGCGGTTGGGATCAGTATGGCATCAGTTATGGGCGGCCTTCGACGAACATACTCATTCGGAACCTTGTCATTCGTTCCATGGTCAG CGCTGGTGTATCAATAGGCAGCGAGATGTCTGGTGGTGTGTCGAACATCACCATCGAGAACATCCACGTGTGGAACTCAAGGCGTGCCGTCCGGATAAAAACAGCTCCAGGGAGAGGAGGATACATTAGGAACATAACATACAGAAACCTGACGTTTGACAACGTCCGTGTTGGGATTGTGATCAAGACAGATTACAACGAACATCCAGACGAGGATTTCAACAGGGACGCAGCTCCCGTGGTAGAGGACATAAGCTACACCTCGGTGCATGGCGAAGGAGTGCGCGTGCCAGTTCGTATTCACGGTAGCAAGGAGATCCCTCTAAGAAATGTGAGCTTCAGGGACATGTCCGTGGGAATAACCTACAAAAAGAAGCACATTTTTCAGTGTTCGTTTGTGCAGGGACGTGTTGTAGGGGCAGTGTTTCCGGCTCCTTGTGACAATCTGGATTTGTACGACGAGGGAGGCCACCTCGTTAGACGATCGCCCTCCCAGAATGTATCAGATATTGATTATGATTTCTGA
- the LOC121786305 gene encoding protein TIFY 10A-like, giving the protein MDKFHGGRSNFSQSCNLLSQYLKENGGFGDLNFTPNFPQTSIGSVNPDQNPKAEKEIGQMTIFYAGKVIVLNDIPAEKAKEIINLATTNNYPAVSPLGSDLPIARKNSLARFLEKRRDRVAGAAPYQASKPAVKAEPWLEMDRLQIQRN; this is encoded by the exons ATGGACAAGTTTCATGGCGGCAGATCCAACTTCTCGCAATCCTGCAACCTTCTCAGCCAATACTTGAAGGAGAATGGCGGATTCGGTGACCTCAATTTCACCCCCAACTTTCCTCAAACCTCCatag GATCCGTCAATCCGGATCAGAATCCAAAAGCGGAAAAGGAGATCGGGCAGATGACGATATTCTACGCGGGTAAAGTGATTGTGCTGAACGATATTCCGGCGGAGAAGGCCAAGGAGATCATCAATTTAGCCACCACCAATAATTATCCCGCGGTTTCGCCTCTTGGCTCAG ATCTACCAATTGCGAGGAAGAATTCACTAGCTCGGTTCCTGGAGAAGAGGAGAGATAGGGTCGCCGGAGCTGCGCCCTACCAGGCCAGCAAACCGGCGGTGAAGGCGGAGCCGTGGCTGGAAATGGACCGGCTCCAGATTCAGCGCAATTAG